A region of the Halalkalibaculum roseum genome:
CAGATAACTAAAGTATATGTGGATATAATATTCAGGCTCATTCAAGCGTCCACGCTTGAATGGTTAATGGCCTAGTGCAATATATTTTCAGGAATCCGTGAAAGGCCGAAGGGGCATTGATATAGATCCCTTCCTATTGTATCAGCAATATAGTTGGGAGTACAACTCCCTCAGAGCCCACTTTAAATTTTTTTATCTACTCTCGTCTCCCTTCTTGCTTCTACCTTCTACCTTCTACCTTTTCTCATCCTACACATAGGCTCTTAGAAGAAAGAAAATCATCACTCCTGTCACAGAAACATAGAGCCACACTGGGAGCGTAAATTTTGAAACCTTGCGGTGAAGTTTGATCCTCTCTGAAAATGCCAGGTAGAAACTGGTTAAGATCATCGGAACAACAAGGGCCGACAATATGATATGGGATATTAGAATAAAGAAGTAGATCGGTCTGATAAGCCCCTGCCCGGGAAATGGCGTACTACCGTGGAAGTTATGGTAAATCACATAACTGATCAGGAACAATGTGGAAGTAAAAAATGCGGTCAGATTAAAACGCATATGACTCATATATTTGTCTTGCCTGATAGCACGATATCCGAAAATAAGTAAGACAGCGCTTGTACTATTTAGCAGGGCGTTCAGGGCGGGCAGACTGGTAATAATATTGGAACTGTAATCGCTTCCTCCCTTGTAGTAGATCAGCCATATTAGAAAGGCAAAAGCAATTCCGCTTATTAATATTATAACACCCAGTGCTTTGGGAAGGCTTATCTCTTTCAGCAAATCAATAGAGAACTGCTCGTCGTATTTTGTCTGCATGTCGTAGAGTAATCGGTAAATTAAAGTAGCAATCGGTTCATGTGAAGATAACGGTATTGACCCGGCATTAACTAAAATTTTTATCCCGGAGTTCTTAAATCATTCAGAAAATTGGAGACCTACCCGGCGGTATTGTATTAAAGTGTCATACTGATCTGATCTTTATGGATTTATATTTAAGCCTAAGTACTGAGAATACAATCCGTTACCCAAGGCACAGCAGGCATGCCAAGTTTTCAGTAAAATTTGAAAATAAAATGGGCGATTAATTACGCATTTGACTCAAATAGATTATATCTTGGTCACTAATTTTATTTGAGCTCACGCTCGGTTGCCACTTAGCTATTTAGATTTGGTATAAATATCCGATATCCTATTTTAACGGGTTCTAAAAAAGCGTGAATTTATATACCTTCATGCCGTTCTAAATATGTGGCTGAAAGGACAAATTGCATAATCAGCAACGACAAACTATTTAATACACTATGGCTCAGATTTTTCCCAAATGGGCAAATGAAATACCCGGACGTATCTTACTTGGGCTTATCGTTTTTGCAACAGCTTTGGTAGCAGGAGTTTGGTACTATTTTTCCCCAGAATTTACTGACGTTGGTTATGCACCTACACAACCTATTGAATACAGCCACAGAATTCACGCAGGACAACTCGGGCTTGATTGCCAATATTGCCACACCAGCGTAGCCGAATCAAAGCAGGCCAATGTACCTCCTACTCAAACCTGTATGAATTGTCACAGCCAGATTGATTCCCAGAGACCGGAAGAAGTTCAGAAAATCCGTGATAGCTGGGAATCCGGTGAAGCCATTGAGTGGGTGAGAGTCCATAACTTACCGGATTATGCCTATTTCAATCATGCCGCTCATGTCAATGTGGGTGTCGGCTGCGAGTCATGCCACGGCCGCATAGATAGAATGGATGTTGTTTTCCAGAAAGAACCGCTGAGCATGAGCTGGTGCCTGGACTGCCACAGAAATCCCGAGCAGTACCTCAGGCCTGTCGATGAGGTCACTACCATGGGCTATCAGGTTGAAGATCAGATACAGAAAGGACGGGAACTGGTAGCAAAACATAACGTGAGTCCACCAACCTATTGCCAGGGTTGCCACTATTAACATTGAATTTCTTTAGGAATTTAGAATTAACTGAATCGTAAAGCATGAGCGACGAAGTAAAAAGTCCAAATTACTGGAAGAGCTTAAACGAGCTTGCAAATAATAAAGAGTATAAGAAGTTCGCTGAACGTGAATTTCCGGAGAATGCTACCGAGCTGGGAGACCAGGTTTCACGACGCAGCTTCCTTCGTGTCATGGGTGCTTCAATTGCACTTGCCGGA
Encoded here:
- a CDS encoding cytochrome c3 family protein, which produces MAQIFPKWANEIPGRILLGLIVFATALVAGVWYYFSPEFTDVGYAPTQPIEYSHRIHAGQLGLDCQYCHTSVAESKQANVPPTQTCMNCHSQIDSQRPEEVQKIRDSWESGEAIEWVRVHNLPDYAYFNHAAHVNVGVGCESCHGRIDRMDVVFQKEPLSMSWCLDCHRNPEQYLRPVDEVTTMGYQVEDQIQKGRELVAKHNVSPPTYCQGCHY
- a CDS encoding DUF420 domain-containing protein, coding for MQTKYDEQFSIDLLKEISLPKALGVIILISGIAFAFLIWLIYYKGGSDYSSNIITSLPALNALLNSTSAVLLIFGYRAIRQDKYMSHMRFNLTAFFTSTLFLISYVIYHNFHGSTPFPGQGLIRPIYFFILISHIILSALVVPMILTSFYLAFSERIKLHRKVSKFTLPVWLYVSVTGVMIFFLLRAYV